A stretch of the Aminipila terrae genome encodes the following:
- a CDS encoding DUF4309 domain-containing protein, whose protein sequence is MGVNVYCGKKIKMKKKWILLIIIIICLFFIFFIVNNETIKKGINKENLNPHSNEEKYMPSLKLLYEGKMNGIEFGIGTKYDKIITQWGKPEEYNDSFMGGILLKYGDTYFLVSDNQVTGIYYTGNNKIYGVQIGMELEQVEEILGSPNDLYTSQYSELYINEPLILKYKADKYIVNFEINTENKKVNSIAIFQDLEK, encoded by the coding sequence ATGGGTGTGAATGTTTATTGTGGTAAGAAGATAAAGATGAAAAAAAAATGGATTTTATTAATTATAATTATTATTTGTTTATTTTTTATATTTTTTATTGTAAATAATGAAACAATTAAAAAGGGTATAAACAAAGAAAATCTAAATCCACATTCAAATGAAGAAAAGTATATGCCCTCTTTAAAATTATTATATGAGGGTAAAATGAATGGTATTGAATTTGGGATCGGAACTAAGTATGATAAAATCATAACTCAATGGGGTAAACCTGAAGAATATAATGATTCTTTCATGGGCGGAATATTATTAAAATATGGCGATACCTATTTTCTAGTAAGCGACAACCAAGTAACAGGAATTTATTATACTGGTAACAATAAAATATATGGGGTTCAAATTGGTATGGAGCTAGAACAGGTGGAGGAAATATTAGGGAGTCCAAATGATTTATACACTTCACAGTATAGCGAGTTGTATATTAACGAACCTTTAATTCTTAAATATAAAGCCGACAAATATATAGTTAATTTTGAGATTAATACAGAAAATAAAAAAGTTAATTCTATTGCTATCTTTCAAGATTTAGAAAAATAG
- a CDS encoding DUF2178 domain-containing protein: MKIYDKKKLVYGIMSLLLGLTLLAFGFLKGFDAKSIILCILMLLIGAGEFFISINKETAKKEHIEEFDERNRLILLTSTSRAFHIAKNINFVLMLFFLIVGAKHEAQLIMGVGMGFAFSFSVMMFTDIFSSFYYEKHM; encoded by the coding sequence GTGAAGATTTATGACAAAAAGAAACTTGTATACGGAATTATGTCTCTACTCTTAGGCTTAACTCTACTGGCATTTGGATTTTTAAAAGGATTTGATGCGAAAAGCATTATTCTATGCATTTTAATGTTGCTGATTGGTGCCGGTGAGTTCTTTATCAGTATCAATAAAGAAACCGCAAAAAAGGAACACATTGAAGAATTCGATGAACGGAATCGGCTTATTTTGCTTACATCTACCAGCAGAGCTTTTCACATAGCAAAAAATATCAACTTTGTTTTGATGCTTTTCTTTCTGATTGTAGGAGCAAAACATGAGGCCCAGCTCATTATGGGTGTCGGAATGGGTTTTGCGTTTTCTTTTTCTGTGATGATGTTTACAGATATTTTTTCCAGCTTCTATTATGAAAAACACATGTGA
- a CDS encoding DMT family transporter, translating to MERQTHNLQQKTGYLMILVAGMLWGSIGLFVTILKSLGAGSALIAFLRIGTGFILLIPIMYAMKGRELFKIDKKGILMCLALGVFSQGLFNLSYNEAIKNVGVATASVLLYTAPIFVCIMSKLFFKEKIGWIKVAALSLNVIGCTLTVTGGDFTSVHFSVYGAAMGVTAGFLYAMMTILGKTSMKNYDSLTISFYSFFFGCLFLGIVMQPWEGITNLINPYFVAAAIGFGLIPTVGSYFFYMKGLAKGLEASRVSVIASVETVVAAFIGLAVLHEASSMMKLMGIGCVVASICFMNIIKSENIR from the coding sequence ATGGAAAGACAGACACACAATTTACAACAAAAAACAGGTTATCTTATGATATTAGTCGCAGGCATGTTGTGGGGAAGTATTGGCTTATTTGTAACCATATTAAAATCTTTAGGTGCCGGTTCGGCCCTGATTGCCTTTCTGCGGATTGGGACAGGATTTATCCTGCTTATTCCTATCATGTATGCCATGAAAGGCAGAGAACTGTTTAAAATTGATAAAAAGGGGATTCTGATGTGCTTAGCATTAGGTGTATTCTCTCAGGGTCTGTTTAATCTTTCTTATAATGAAGCTATAAAGAACGTGGGAGTTGCCACTGCATCGGTACTTTTATATACCGCACCAATCTTTGTATGCATCATGTCGAAGCTATTTTTTAAAGAAAAGATAGGTTGGATAAAAGTAGCAGCTTTGTCCTTAAATGTTATAGGCTGCACTCTTACAGTAACCGGGGGTGATTTTACATCCGTTCATTTTTCTGTATATGGAGCAGCTATGGGGGTTACGGCAGGTTTTCTTTATGCAATGATGACTATATTAGGGAAGACGTCTATGAAAAACTATGATTCCCTGACCATTTCTTTTTATAGCTTTTTCTTTGGATGTTTATTTCTTGGGATTGTTATGCAGCCATGGGAAGGTATCACAAACCTGATAAATCCATATTTTGTAGCAGCGGCTATTGGGTTTGGGCTGATTCCTACAGTGGGTTCCTATTTCTTTTATATGAAGGGCCTGGCAAAAGGACTGGAGGCTTCAAGAGTTTCGGTCATTGCTTCGGTGGAGACCGTTGTGGCTGCATTTATTGGGCTTGCAGTACTGCATGAGGCAAGCAGCATGATGAAACTGATGGGTATTGGATGTGTAGTTGCTTCCATTTGCTTTATGAATATAATCAAATCAGAGAATATAAGATAG
- a CDS encoding YibE/F family protein, with product MRKFFTKKVITLIIITILSTLFVYIGANVSKAQLLTTSDKFYRAKVLGLEDVKVGQVSLDNGASSVSSKSVYFKAQFTSGPYKGKVRTMLQYIDYMYAVQPKTVEKGDNIVISYAADPSNSHESWMFIDYNRINYMIVIFLLFVGLIIFIGRSKGVATIVSLLFTAAAVFMVYIPGILSGQNIYLSTIIISIFIILMSLTFLNGVNIKTFCAVLGNIGGLAVAGILALITNHVLGITGIVDEDCLFLMYVNSGHPLDLRAIVWGSIVIGSLGAVMDVAMSIASAMNELSETMEDKSAKKMIKSGMNIGKDAIGTMTNTLILAYIGGSLATVLLLVASNKDPLYLFNMEMIIVEVLQGIIGSTGILFAVPVTVVIAAYLYNKPKHHEL from the coding sequence ATGAGAAAGTTTTTTACGAAAAAAGTAATTACATTAATAATTATAACAATTTTGTCTACATTATTTGTATATATAGGAGCAAATGTATCGAAAGCGCAACTGCTTACAACCAGTGACAAGTTTTACAGGGCAAAAGTGCTTGGTCTTGAAGATGTAAAGGTTGGCCAGGTGAGTCTGGATAATGGTGCTTCTTCCGTATCCAGTAAAAGTGTCTATTTTAAAGCACAATTTACCAGTGGCCCGTATAAAGGAAAAGTCCGCACCATGCTTCAATACATTGATTACATGTATGCGGTGCAGCCTAAAACCGTTGAAAAAGGAGATAACATCGTTATTTCTTATGCGGCAGATCCGTCAAACTCACACGAATCATGGATGTTTATTGACTACAACAGAATCAATTACATGATTGTAATTTTCCTGCTGTTTGTGGGCCTTATTATTTTCATAGGAAGATCCAAAGGTGTTGCTACCATCGTATCTCTTCTTTTTACGGCAGCAGCAGTATTTATGGTATATATTCCGGGTATTTTAAGTGGGCAGAATATATATTTATCCACTATTATTATTTCCATATTTATCATTTTAATGAGTCTGACATTTTTAAACGGAGTGAATATAAAGACGTTTTGTGCGGTACTGGGAAATATAGGGGGACTGGCGGTAGCCGGGATTCTTGCCCTTATTACCAATCATGTTTTGGGAATTACTGGGATTGTAGATGAAGACTGTTTATTTTTAATGTATGTCAATAGTGGACATCCTTTAGATTTGAGGGCCATTGTGTGGGGCAGCATTGTAATAGGCTCTCTTGGAGCGGTAATGGATGTGGCCATGTCCATTGCTTCTGCCATGAACGAACTTTCAGAAACAATGGAGGATAAGTCAGCTAAAAAGATGATTAAGTCAGGCATGAACATTGGTAAAGATGCCATAGGTACCATGACTAATACTTTGATTCTGGCATATATTGGTGGATCTCTTGCTACGGTTCTGTTGCTTGTTGCCTCCAACAAAGATCCCCTTTATCTGTTTAATATGGAAATGATTATAGTAGAAGTTCTTCAGGGGATTATAGGAAGTACAGGAATATTGTTTGCAGTACCTGTCACTGTAGTTATTGCTGCATATTTATATAACAAGCCAAAGCATCATGAACTTTAA
- a CDS encoding sigma-70 family RNA polymerase sigma factor produces MRKKENFYKIAFSYVKNEQDALDVIQEATCRAYTNIKSLKNPEFFNTWFVRILINTAISTLRKNKKYVQMNHDEQVIAPGGLDESYYDLVKALDLLDMKYKSIILLKFYEDMTFKQIGEVLNKPESTIKTNYYRAMGILKGHLDYERV; encoded by the coding sequence ATGAGAAAAAAAGAAAATTTTTATAAAATAGCTTTCAGCTATGTAAAAAATGAGCAGGATGCCTTAGATGTTATACAGGAAGCAACCTGCAGGGCGTATACAAATATAAAAAGTTTGAAAAATCCTGAGTTCTTTAATACCTGGTTTGTAAGAATCTTAATAAATACAGCCATAAGTACATTGAGAAAGAACAAAAAGTATGTTCAGATGAATCATGATGAACAGGTTATTGCCCCTGGGGGGTTAGATGAGAGTTACTATGACTTAGTCAAGGCATTGGATTTGCTGGACATGAAATACAAAAGCATAATTCTTCTGAAATTCTACGAAGATATGACTTTCAAACAAATAGGAGAAGTGCTGAATAAGCCGGAAAGTACTATAAAAACAAACTACTACAGGGCTATGGGAATTTTGAAAGGACATTTGGATTATGAAAGAGTTTAA
- a CDS encoding DUF4368 domain-containing protein, translating to MIAPTQILTVMRLIKGNAAWKLSVDRFMTIVDRYTDIQKLTPEIVREFVEKIVVHERSEPHKKKNYTQQVDVYFNFVGKV from the coding sequence GTGATAGCCCCAACACAGATATTGACTGTAATGCGCTTGATTAAAGGAAATGCCGCATGGAAGCTGAGTGTTGACCGCTTTATGACCATTGTAGACAGGTATACCGATATACAGAAGCTAACGCCCGAAATCGTGCGTGAATTTGTAGAAAAGATTGTTGTACATGAACGTTCCGAACCGCACAAAAAGAAAAATTATACCCAGCAGGTTGATGTCTATTTCAACTTTGTGGGCAAGGTTTAG